One window of the Syngnathus typhle isolate RoL2023-S1 ecotype Sweden linkage group LG21, RoL_Styp_1.0, whole genome shotgun sequence genome contains the following:
- the LOC133145253 gene encoding tetraspanin-8-like isoform X1, translating to MEATPWSLVGWLFDELLCPQLSGCIILGVSIYLKVSKDGNSITNEYLPGIDLLIAVGVIIMLLGFLGCCGAIKENRCLLILFFASLLLIFILLLAAGILGAVGENKVKEWVRERLQKLTPLSDQPESVRKDLEKLQEELKCCGLVNGASDWAVPPDSCRCVGPDPLCGPGGLYNTPCSTQIIRLMEKNMEVVIGIAFAIAILLIAGMVFSMILYCQITKQGGATTAA from the exons ATGGAGGCGACACCCTGGTCGTTAGTTGGCTGGCTTTTTGATGAACTGCTATGTCCGCAGCTGAGCGGCTGCATCATCCTGGGCGTGTCCATCTACCTGAAAGTCAGCAAGGACGGCAACAGT ATCACCAACGAGTACCTACCGGGCATCGACCTCCTCATTGCCGTGGGCGTCATCATCATGCTCTTGGGCTTCCTGGGATGCTGCGGCGCCATCAAGGAGAACAGATGCTTGCTCATTCTG TTCTTTGCCAGCCTgctcctcatcttcatcctcctgCTGGCGGCAGGAATTCTGGGCGCCGTGGGCGAGAATAAG GTGAAGGAGTGGGTGAGGGAGCGCCTGCAGAAGCTGACGCCGCTGTCCGATCAGCCCGAGAGCGTCAGGAAGGACCTGGAGAAGCTGCAGGAGGAG CTCAAGTGTTGCGGCCTGGTGAACGGAGCGTCCGACTGGGCCGTCCCCCCCGACTCGTGCCGATGCGTGGGCCCCGACCCGCTTTGCGGCCCCGGCGGCCTCTACAACACG CCGTGCTCCACGCAGATCATCCGCCTGATGGAGAAAAacatggaggtggtcatcgGCATCGCCTTCGCCATCGCCATCCTGCTG ATCGCCGGCATGGTTTTCTCCATGATCCTCTACTGCCAGATCACCAAGCAGGGCGGCGCCACCACCGCCGCCTGA
- the LOC133145251 gene encoding tetraspanin-8-like, which yields MQLFPLRQAAPHQINARSKHRQDKMGKVNGCLKCLFVFFNVVFAIVGCLLIFAAVKTSIYNAQLSALGGPSLGWLWVFAVGVLAISCLGIYAGISEKALALKIFAGFMVAGMIIMLIFGIVGVVLRNKVRQIFRDSSAGVVKPFMAEQGFRDMLEQLQEHGHCCGVVSASDWGEVIPRTCECRAGLDGFGGYGIFGHAGCRARPQGTTGPNQIYHQTCSEVIVIYSDFIFNIIIGFLFTFAVTALLGLLIALLMNHQIKRHEQAGASSVAMKTY from the exons ATGCAGCTTTTTCCATTGCGACAAGCTGCACCTCATCAAATCAATGCACGAAGCAAGCACCGACAAGACAAGATGGGGAAAGTCAACGGCTGCCTGAAATGCCTTTTTGTCTTCTTCAATGTCGTCTTTGCT ATCGTCGGATGTCTGCTGATCTTTGCGGCGGTGAAGACCAGCATCTACAATGCGCAG CTGTCGGCGTTGGGCGGACCGAGCCTGGGCTGGCTGTGGGTGTTTGCCGTCGGCGtcctggccatttcctgcttgGGGATCTACGCGGGCATCTCGGAGAAGGCGCTGGCCCTCAAGATA TTTGCCGGCTTCATGGTGGCGGGGATGATCATCATGCTGATCTTCGGCATCGTGGGGGTCGTCCTCAGGAACAAG GTGCGGCAGATCTTCCGCGATAGCTCGGCCGGGGTGGTCAAGCCCTTCATGGCGGAGCAAGGATTTCGCGACATGCTTGAGCAGCTGCAGGAGCAC GGTCACTGCTGCGGCGTGGTGAGCGCCAGCGACTGGGGGGAAGTCATTCCCAGGACGTGCGAGTGCAGAGCTGGACTGGACGGCTTCGGAGGTTACGGCATCTTTGGCCATGCCGGATGCCGAGCCAGACCTCAG GGAACCACCGGCCCCAACCAGATCTACCACCAa ACCTGCAGCGAGGTCATCGTCATCTACAGCGACTTCATCTTCAACATCATCATCGGCTTCCTGTTCACCTTTGCCGTCACGGCG CTCCTGGGCCTGCTGATCGCCCTCCTGATGAACCACCAGATCAAGCGCCACGAGCAGGCCGGAGCCTCGTCCGTCGCCATGAAGACTTactga
- the LOC133145253 gene encoding tetraspanin-8-like isoform X2 yields the protein MAVSKVIKYLLFFFNLLFWLSGCIILGVSIYLKVSKDGNSITNEYLPGIDLLIAVGVIIMLLGFLGCCGAIKENRCLLILFFASLLLIFILLLAAGILGAVGENKVKEWVRERLQKLTPLSDQPESVRKDLEKLQEELKCCGLVNGASDWAVPPDSCRCVGPDPLCGPGGLYNTPCSTQIIRLMEKNMEVVIGIAFAIAILLIAGMVFSMILYCQITKQGGATTAA from the exons ATGGCGGTCAGCAAAGTCATCAAGtatctcctcttcttcttcaaccTTCTCTTCTGG CTGAGCGGCTGCATCATCCTGGGCGTGTCCATCTACCTGAAAGTCAGCAAGGACGGCAACAGT ATCACCAACGAGTACCTACCGGGCATCGACCTCCTCATTGCCGTGGGCGTCATCATCATGCTCTTGGGCTTCCTGGGATGCTGCGGCGCCATCAAGGAGAACAGATGCTTGCTCATTCTG TTCTTTGCCAGCCTgctcctcatcttcatcctcctgCTGGCGGCAGGAATTCTGGGCGCCGTGGGCGAGAATAAG GTGAAGGAGTGGGTGAGGGAGCGCCTGCAGAAGCTGACGCCGCTGTCCGATCAGCCCGAGAGCGTCAGGAAGGACCTGGAGAAGCTGCAGGAGGAG CTCAAGTGTTGCGGCCTGGTGAACGGAGCGTCCGACTGGGCCGTCCCCCCCGACTCGTGCCGATGCGTGGGCCCCGACCCGCTTTGCGGCCCCGGCGGCCTCTACAACACG CCGTGCTCCACGCAGATCATCCGCCTGATGGAGAAAAacatggaggtggtcatcgGCATCGCCTTCGCCATCGCCATCCTGCTG ATCGCCGGCATGGTTTTCTCCATGATCCTCTACTGCCAGATCACCAAGCAGGGCGGCGCCACCACCGCCGCCTGA